In Spirosoma pollinicola, the genomic window ACGGGCCGGTGGCCGGGTTTATGGTCAGATCGGCGCTGAATATTTAGCGTCCAGTTCGCAGTTTTTTCAGGCGGGCGATGGCAAAGTAAATGGCGTTAGTGACATCACGGCTAACATCGATCAGCGCTACCTGCATATTCCGGCTTATATAGGTGTAAAACTGGCGCAGTCAGAACGCGGGGTGTCGGGTATACGATTGGCACTTGGCGCTGAGTATGCCACGCCATTGGGCACCGACAAAAATGACTTCAACTTGGGCAATGCCGATTTTCAGGCCGCTACCATCAATGGTCTGGCTAATCTTGGTTTCGATGCAGGCCCAATTACGCTGGACTTTGTTTATCACTATGGCTTTGCCGATGTGCTGGCCAGCGGTAACAGCAAGCGCCGGATTCTGGGCGTGAACCTTGGCTTTAAGTTTTAAGTTAGTCAGTCAGTTGATATCGGGACCATCCCGGTATCAACTGACTAATCTATGAACACCCTCTTCCCTATTTTCGTCAAGGCTGAAAACCTGCACATCCTTATAGTGGGGGGCGGCTATGTTGGTCTCGAAAAACTGACAGCGCTTCTGGGAAATTCGCCGGATGCCCGCGTTACGCTTGTGGCGTCCGCAATACGCGACGAAATCCGGGAAATGGCAACGCAGTACCCTAAACTGCAGCTCATTCAGGAACCCTACCATGCGCTTTATCTCTCCGACAAAGACTTGGTTATTGTGGGTACTAATGATAAGGACGTTAATCGGCAGGTACAGGTCGACTGCAAAGCCCGACGAATTCTTGTCAACGTTGCCGACACCCCCGCGTTATGTGATTTCTACCTGAGTTCGGTTGTCAAAAAAGGCGACCTGAAAATCGCCATTTCGACCAATGGTAAGTCGCCCACCTTTGCCAAACGTTTCCGTGAAGTGCTGGAAGACATTCTGCCCGATAGCTTGCAGGAAACGCTCGACAACCTGACCGCCATCCGCAACCAGCTTAAGGGTGATTTTGTGCAAAAAATGGAGAAACTAAACGAGATAACGAAAGTGTTGAAATAGATGTACCCACGGGCTTTAGCCCGTGTTGCATTGTAAATCAAACACGGACTAAAGCCCGTGGGTACAAACTACGTCAACGTCCTCCATGCATATTCTCGCTATTTCGGGCAGCCTTCGAGCTGGTTCAACCAACACCGCCCTGTTACGCGCTACCGCCGAACTGGCCACGGATATAGTACGTATCATACTATATGACGGCTTGGACGATATTCCGCCCTTCAGTCCCGAGCGCGATAAGGAAAATACATCAGCGTCTGTCAACCAACTTCGCCAGTTGCTTCGGGAAGCCGATGCTGTGCTTTTTTGCACACCCGAATACATTCATGGTATGCCCGGTGTCCTGAAAAATATGCTCGACTGGCTGGCCTCATCAGGGGAATTTGTCGATAAGCCTGTTGGTGTAATTAGCGCCGGACCTTCGGATATGGGCGGCTCAAGGGCACACGCGTCGCTGTCGTACACCCTGAAAATTTTGACCGCTCAACTTCCCGAGAAGGCATCGCTGATTGTGCCATTCGTTCGGCAAAAAATAGATGCTGATGGTCAGGTGATAGACCCCGCGTTAAATCAGCAACTCCGGGATGTAGTTGATGCGCTGGTGCAAGCCGTGCAGGATAACAGACAACCGGTATAAATCGCATGGCTAAATCGCCAACTCGATCATTGGGTCCCAAAACATAGTTTTAAAATCGACAACCCGGTCATTTTCAACCCGAACGCCTTCGTCTTCGAGGAGTCGCTGCATGACGTTCGGCTCCCCGAAAAAGTGTTTGCCGGTCAATACACCAATACTGTTAACAACCCTATGCGCGGGGATATCGGGGCGATTATGACACCCGTTCATTGCCCAGCCAACCATTCGGGCACCCGCCCGCAGACTTAGGTACTTAGCAATAGTGCCGTAAGTCGTTACACGGCCTTTTGGTATCAGGCGCACTACCTCATAAACTTCCTCAAAATAATCGCGCTGTTCGGGCATAGTTATCGAACGTATTCCAACAGACCAACGTACGCTTAATGGGCTAGTAACCAATCACGAACCCTCGGATTGAAGTCGTCGATACACTCCCAGTGGAACGCATGGCCAGCACCTTCATACAGGTGCAAGTCGCTGTTTGGTATGGCTCCGGCCACTTCCTCACTCATCCAGAATGGCGTAAAAATATCGTTCTGCCCGCCAATCACTAAGCAGGGTTTGTTAATAGTTGGCAACTCAGCCAGTGTATTGTGCGTAATGCACGCTTCGGCCTGTCCTTCGAGACCATGCAAGGGCTGAGGAGACGAATCAACGGCAGCCTGTTGGCGTCCAGTCAAAAAAGCAGCAAACATAGTATCGTCGTCCCAACTGCGTTTCGCATAAATCAGGAGTTGAATATAAGTAGCGAACTCTTCGGGCCTGAGCCGGGCTTTGATTGTTGCCATATGCCGGAAGATGGCCTCGGCAGTGCGGTCGCAACGCGCCCACGGGCACATCAGCACCAGCGAGCGCACTTTGTCGGGGTGCCGCAGGGCAAGTTGCTGAGCAATGGTGCTACCCATTGACACACCTATCACCCGAACGGATTGCAAGCCCAGTTTGTCGATCAGACCCGCATAATC contains:
- a CDS encoding precorrin-2 dehydrogenase/sirohydrochlorin ferrochelatase family protein — protein: MNTLFPIFVKAENLHILIVGGGYVGLEKLTALLGNSPDARVTLVASAIRDEIREMATQYPKLQLIQEPYHALYLSDKDLVIVGTNDKDVNRQVQVDCKARRILVNVADTPALCDFYLSSVVKKGDLKIAISTNGKSPTFAKRFREVLEDILPDSLQETLDNLTAIRNQLKGDFVQKMEKLNEITKVLK
- a CDS encoding NADPH-dependent FMN reductase codes for the protein MHILAISGSLRAGSTNTALLRATAELATDIVRIILYDGLDDIPPFSPERDKENTSASVNQLRQLLREADAVLFCTPEYIHGMPGVLKNMLDWLASSGEFVDKPVGVISAGPSDMGGSRAHASLSYTLKILTAQLPEKASLIVPFVRQKIDADGQVIDPALNQQLRDVVDALVQAVQDNRQPV
- a CDS encoding MGMT family protein is translated as MPEQRDYFEEVYEVVRLIPKGRVTTYGTIAKYLSLRAGARMVGWAMNGCHNRPDIPAHRVVNSIGVLTGKHFFGEPNVMQRLLEDEGVRVENDRVVDFKTMFWDPMIELAI
- a CDS encoding alpha/beta fold hydrolase; its protein translation is MPFVETNGINLYYEERGTGEPLLLIMGITAPGSVWEKHADYWQQDFRCIMGDNRGVGQSDKPAGPYTTAQMADDYAGLIDKLGLQSVRVIGVSMGSTIAQQLALRHPDKVRSLVLMCPWARCDRTAEAIFRHMATIKARLRPEEFATYIQLLIYAKRSWDDDTMFAAFLTGRQQAAVDSSPQPLHGLEGQAEACITHNTLAELPTINKPCLVIGGQNDIFTPFWMSEEVAGAIPNSDLHLYEGAGHAFHWECIDDFNPRVRDWLLAH